The DNA region AACGTGCCCATTGCCATTCTCACCGTGATCACCGACGAGGGGCACCTCCAAGCGCACCCCATGACCACCCGGCAGGCGGAGTTCGACGGGGACGTGTGGTTCCTGGGCGGCAAGGACACCAAGCAGGTGCGGTGCATGGCGGCCCGCCCCCAGGTGAACGTCACCTACGCCGACCACGGCAAGGGCGCCTATGTCAGCATCAGCGGAGAGGCGCAGCTTGTAGAGGACCGCGCCAAGCTGGAGGAGCTGTGGAACGACGCCTATCAGGCCTACTTCCCCGGCGGCATCGACGACCCGAGCATCCAGCTCGTGAAGATCGAGGCGCAGGGCGGCGAGTACTGGGGCAGCGACGGCAAGATCAAGAACCTGTTCGCGCAGGCGCGCGCCGCCGTCACGGGCAAGCCCGCGAGCGACCTGGGGACGAACGAGACGGTCGAGTTCTGACCGCCAGGGGGGATGGAAGGGGCGTGGGCGTTACGGCCCGCGCCTCTTTCCCTGTCTCCTGCGCCTCCGGTGTCCCGCCCCCCTGGACTGCCGAAGACGACGGCGACGTATGCTCGGGCCCGTGACCTCGACACCGCTCGCCCCCGACCATTCCCGGACCTCTCCCCCACGAACGGGGCTGGCGCTGGCGGGCGTGCTCCTCACGGTGATCCTGTGGGGGACGAACGTCGTGCTCCTCAAGGTGATCCTGCGCTTCCTGAACGCCGAGACGATCAACCTGGGCCGCTTCCTGATCGCGGGAGTAGTCCTCGTCGCGCTCGCCGTCCGCTCGCACGGCTGGCCGCGCTGGGACGCCCGCACCTGGGGGCAGGTGGCGCTTGTCGGCCTGCTGGGAAATACCGTCTTCCAGGCCTTCTTCCTGAATGGGATTCACGCAAATCCGGCTGGGGTGGCGGGGCTGGTGAGCGGCATCGTGCCCGTGCTCGTCATCCCGCTGGGCCTGCTGCTCGGCCAGCGGGTCGGGTGGCGGCAGGGGGCGGGGGCCACCCT from Deinococcus aetherius includes:
- a CDS encoding pyridoxamine 5'-phosphate oxidase family protein: MSQVNTPEQSDLSREETIKAMTEVMKNVPIAILTVITDEGHLQAHPMTTRQAEFDGDVWFLGGKDTKQVRCMAARPQVNVTYADHGKGAYVSISGEAQLVEDRAKLEELWNDAYQAYFPGGIDDPSIQLVKIEAQGGEYWGSDGKIKNLFAQARAAVTGKPASDLGTNETVEF